The Desulfovibrio fairfieldensis sequence GTGCTGATCAGCGGCGCGCTGGGCGACCATGGCCTGACCGTCATGGGCAGCCGCGAAAATCTCTCCTTTCTCACGGATGTGGCTTCGGATTCCGCGCCCCTGAATCGGATGATCGAGGACGTCATTGCCGCCGCCGGTGAAGTGCATGTGCTGCGCGACCCCACACGCGGCGGCCTGGCCACCACTCTGAATGAAATCGCCGAACAGTCCCAGGTCTGCATCAACCTGGAAGAAGAGCGCATTCCGGTGCATGAGTCCGTTAAAAGCGGCTGCTCCTTCCTGGGCCTGGACCCGCTCTATCTGGCCAATGAGGGCAAGTGCATCTGCATTCTGCCCGAAGACAGGGCCGAAGCCGCTCTGGCGGCCATGCGCGCCTCGCCTTACGGGGCCGAAGCCGCGCGCATCGGCAGCGTGAGCGAGGGCAAGGCCGGGCAGGTGCTGCTGCGCACGCGCATCGGCGGTCAGCGGCTGTTGGGGATGCTGGAAGGGGCGCAGTTGCCGCGCATCTGCTAGGAGCTGTTTCTAAATTGTCCTTTCGCTCTCTGCCTGCGTCAGGCTCGCCCCGTGCGAAGGATGGGGCGAGCCTGACGCAGGCAGAGAGCGAAAGGTCATTAATCAGCGCTTCCCTAAACCAACCGCTCGCCGTCCTCGCCCAGAATGACAAGCCCGTCGCGACCCTCGTGCTTTACATCGTACAGAGCCATGTCAGCCTTCTGAAACAGCTCGTCCATGCCGTGCGTCGCCTGTCCGGCCACTGCTCCGCCGACGCTCAGACTGACCGACAAGGCCCTGCCCCCGGAAGAAAAACCCTTCATCTGCCGCCGCAGGCGGACAATCCGCTCGGTCACCGCCCGCAGTGAGCCGAACTCTTTTATAAAGATCAAAAATTCATCGCCGCCCCAGCGGCAAA is a genomic window containing:
- the hypE gene encoding hydrogenase expression/formation protein HypE, with the translated sequence MDDCLLLDAGSGGRASQRLVAQCFLRHFANPLLERLDDAALLDGLRGPLAMSTDSYTVTPLFFPGGSIGSLAVHGTVNDVSMLGARPRYLSCAFILEEGLPLDTLERVVADMGQAARTADVQIVTGDTKVVPRGVCDKIFINTTGVGEIFIDPAPSGHSARPGDAVLISGALGDHGLTVMGSRENLSFLTDVASDSAPLNRMIEDVIAAAGEVHVLRDPTRGGLATTLNEIAEQSQVCINLEEERIPVHESVKSGCSFLGLDPLYLANEGKCICILPEDRAEAALAAMRASPYGAEAARIGSVSEGKAGQVLLRTRIGGQRLLGMLEGAQLPRIC